The following are from one region of the Nymphaea colorata isolate Beijing-Zhang1983 chromosome 7, ASM883128v2, whole genome shotgun sequence genome:
- the LOC116257517 gene encoding uncharacterized protein LOC116257517, whose amino-acid sequence MRFVEELSCRASMERRFVEWTEQFVSQERGNRVVHYIVKDSDGDSFVAVVGTERSLRHMVYVVSDEFLQVSGLEKSMNSNFKWRSRREVVDWLTSLLAKQQPASPGHLSRSPLNERTHVSNVESLAAVFHEPGSSSYSRKGNFTRKANCNLEIVWLGVSRTCGRQLKHYDSFSRNGILVEVHSFVFVMSKDDTHYLAYVEDMYEDKKGKKKVKVRWFHQQQEVTGKVPKPDPHPKEVFITPYFQVISAECVDGVAYVLSPEDYRKCLAANLINFSAHTHLCFRQFSGHGVTSFNISKLKGYSEQRILTCIDQHVTYELASKSLNMEQAEEFDHFSVFKGTDKGKNGKRHQLFFKHQPGIGVPGSETQMMACNLAYRRLNFGHVNRSFAVKCVGIDSWVPYKVNDKVELLCQDSGIRGCWFRCTVLQVARKQLKVCYDDLQDDGGCGNLEEWIPAFRIAAPDKLGMRFSGRLTVRPCPPTASSSQPHIVIGAPVDAWWNDGWWEGVVTSIDNCGSGVQVYFPGEDDFSVFGKENLRTSKDWAGNQWVDIKAKPDVLSLISAISPGTKLSACSEADEKKADSGGCRLLGRDPTAQSPEPSPFAGAAKDAVAKMGGELACSANPSERDCLQDGVKQEDISEHASPDQMMKFHNETCDAGHSNCGKGKDGTGCSSDDGSKGGEQEGDNDDANDVDKYDDNDNEDDDGDDEEKTLRLEEDKLTDGEVGSNLLVAVNVSS is encoded by the exons ATGCGGTTTGTAGAGGAGTTGTCTTGTAGGGCGTCGATGGAGCGGCGATTTGTCGAATGGACGGAGCAATTCGTCTCTCAGGAGCGGGGTAATCGGGTCGTCCACTACATCGTGAAGGATTCCGACGGCGATTCGTTCGTGGCCGTCGTGGGCACCGAGCGGAGCCTCCGGCACATGGTGTATGTCGTGTCGGACGAGTTCTTGCAGGTCTCGGGACTTGAAAAGTCGATGAATTCCAACTTCAAATGGAGATCGAGGAGGGAAGTCGTTGATTGGTTAACGAGCTTGTTGGCGAAGCAGCAGCCCGCATCTCCGGGCCACCTTTCAA GGTCACCGTTGAATGAGAGAACTCATGTGTCAAATGTCGAATCATTAGCAGCTGTATTTCATGAGCCTGGAAGCAGTTCCTATAGTCGGAAG GGCAATTTTACGAGGAAGGCGAATTGCAACTTGGAGATAGTGTGGCTGGGTGTCAGCAGAACATGTGGCCGGCAGCTTAAGCATTATGACTCTTTTTCTCGCAATGGCATCCTAGTAGAA GTCCACTCTTTTGTATTTGTCATGTCAAAAGATGACACTCATTATCTTGCTTACGTGGAAGATATGTATGAagacaagaaaggaaagaagaaagtcaAAGTTAGATGGTTTCATCAACAGCAAGAAGTTACTGGGAAGGTACCAAAACCAGATCCTCATCCAAAGGAAGTGTTTATCACTCCATATTTTCAAGTCATCAGTGCAGAGTGTGTGGATGGTGTCGCATATGTGTTGTCTCCTGAAGATTACAGGAAATGCTTGGCTGCTAACTTGATAAATTTTTCAGCACATACCCATCTTTGTTTTCGGCAGTTTTCTGGTCATGGTGTAACATCTTTCAATATCAGCAAACTAAAAGGCTATTCTGAACAAAGGATCCTAACATGTATAGATCAGCATGTAACTTATGAGTTAGCAAGCAAAAGCCTAAATATGGAGCAAGCGGAAGAGTTTGACCATTTCAGTGTGTTCAAGGGGACTGATAAAGGCAAAAACGGCAAAAGACATCAGTTGTTTTTCAAGCACCAACCTGGAATTGGAGTACCAGGTAGTGAGACCCAGATGATGGCATGCAATCTGGCTTATAGGAGGTTAAATTTTGGACATGTAAACCGCTCATTTGCTGTAAAATGTGTCGGAATTGATTCTTGGGTTCCATATAAGGTCAATGATAAGGTGGAATTACTTTGTCAAGATAGTGGTATTAGAGGTTGCTGGTTCAGATGTACAGTTCTGCAAGTGGCCCGGAAGCAGTTAAAGGTGTGCTATGATGATCTGCAGGATGATGGTGGATGTGGCAATCTGGAG GAATGGATCCCAGCCTTCAGGATTGCTGCTCCTGACAAGCTGGGAATGAGGTTTTCAGGACGCCTTACTGTTCGACCTTGTCCTCCAACAGCTAGCTCATCTCAGCCTCACATTGTTATAGGTGCACCTGTTGATGCCTGGTGGAATGACGGATGGTGGGAAGGAGTTGTCACTTCCATTGACAACTGTGGAAGTGGTGTGCAGGTTTACTTCCCTG GTGAAGATGATTTCTCAGTCTTTGGTAAGGAAAACCTCAGGACTTCCAAGGATTGGGCTGGCAACCAATGGGTGGATATCAAGGCAAAACCAGATGTATTGTCTCTCATATCTGCTATCAGCCCAGGCACAAAGCTTTCTGCATGCTCTGAGGCAGACGAAAAGAAAGCTGATTCTGGGGGCTGCAGACTGTTGGGCAGAGACCCCACAGCGCAGTCACCTGAGCCGTCACCGTTTGCAGGTGCAGCCAAAGATGCAGTTGCTAAGATGGGCGGTGAGCTTGCATGCTCAGCCAACCCTTCAGAACGCGATTGCCTGCAGGATGGTGTAAAGCAGGAAGACATAAGCGAGCATGCATCACCTGACCAGATGATGAAATTTCACAATGAAACCTGCGACGCTGGACATTCTAACTGTGGAAAGGGAAAAGATGGCACAGGATGCAGCAGTGATGATGGTAGCAAGGGTGGTGAACAGGAAGGTGATAATGATGATGCTAATGACGTTGATAAATATGATGACAATGAcaatgaggatgatgatggGGATGATGAAGAGAAGACTCTGAGGTTGGAAGAGGACAAACTAACTGATGGTGAGGTTGGGAGTAATTTGTTGGTAGCAGTTAATGTGAGTTCATGA
- the LOC116257063 gene encoding transcriptional regulator STERILE APETALA, translating to MSSASSTSEDETEDGGARGAESSSRRRGSSSASTRRRANGVWPEPFLESLAVRVATDAARSGGRLAAGYALANIFQVCSQWRAISGSELLWQALHRRIWGMSRRSHATWHDDYVYRHRTALNFHIGRATYTPLELAGNTDGANRRNTCLRVALSDAYLACGFLDGSVRVFDMGSNHWVSRFRPTNPDRLGPFSHSISGIVLRGNNVIFASLDGNVCVGMIPGRNSRLAHVGSVYDDGLLIDFAGCSRWWIGLFSGAPGRAFHIWNGVTEEISFIGGGLTDPEAVLGWQLLTEPQPNHRLGRVRVADEHLAVAVTASKAVVLDLQHGGFVLSEEEPEEGIVVDSLDVQGDRCLMVYANGVAKVAKVRGMEEVCSFYLGDIDVAQVKILCSLNSGYAFTSIDGTISVWDAEAGEFLYDLEFGIDDGTDLVADDEHVAGCSASTGVHLWDFRALF from the exons ATGTCGTCGGCGTCCTCCACCTCCGAGGACGAGACGGAGGACGGAGGCGCGAGGGGCGCCGAGTCGTCGTCGCGAAGGCGGGGCTCGTCCTCGGCGTCGACGCGGAGGAGGGCGAACGGTGTCTGGCCCGAGCCGTTTCTCGAGTCGCTCGCAGTCCGGGTCGCCACGGACGCGGCTCGGTCAGGCGGCCGGCTCGCCGCCGGCTACGCCCTCGCCAACATCTTCCAG GTTTGCTCCCAATGGAGAGCAATATCTGGTTCCGAATTGCTGTGGCAGGCCCTTCACCGCCGGATATGGGGCATGAGCCGTCGATCCCATGCGACTTGGCATGACGATTACGTTTATCGCCACCGGACGGCGCTCAACTTCCACATCGGCCGCGCGACGTATACGCCCCTTGAGCTCGCCGGAAACACCGACGGCGCAAACCGGAGGAACACATGTCTGCGAGTGGCACTGTCCGATGCTTACTTGGCCTGCGGCTTCTTGGATGGGTCGGTCCGGGTCTTCGACATGGGCTCGAACCACTGGGTAAGTAGGTTCAGGCCAACGAACCCAGACAGGCTCGGTCCCTTCTCCCATAGCATCTCCGGtatcgtcttgaggggcaacaATGTTATATTCGCCTCCCTCGACGGCAACGTCTGCGTGGGCATGATCCCTGGCCGGAACTCCCGCCTCGCGCACGTCGGCAGCGTCTACGACGACGGCCTTCTGATCGATTTCGCTGGCTGCAGCCGGTGGTGGATTGGACTCTTCTCCGGCGCCCCCGGCCGGGCCTTCCACATATGGAACGGCGTCACAGAGGAGATCAGCTTCATAGGTGGCGGCCTTACTGACCCCGAAGCGGTCCTCGGCTGGCAATTGCTGACGGAGCCGCAGCCGAACCATCGGCTTGGACGCGTTAGGGTCGCCGACGAGCATCTAGCAGTGGCGGTGACGGCGTCGAAGGCTGTCGTCCTTGATTTGCAGCACGGCGGATTCGTGCTCAGTGAAGAGGAGCCCGAGGAGGGCATTGTTGTTGACTCACTGGACGTCCAAGGGGATCGGTGCTTGATGGTTTACGCCAATGGCGTGGCGAAGGTGGCGAAGGTGAGGGGCATGGAAGAGGTCTGCAGCTTCTATCTTGGGGATATAGACGTTGCCCAAGTCAAGATCTTGTGCAGCTTGAACAGTGGCTACGCTTTTACCTCCATTGATGGAACCATCAGCGTGTGGGATGCGGAGGCTGGTGAATTTCTCTATGATCTGGAGTTTGGGATCGACGACGGGACGGATTTGGTGGCCGACGACGAGCATGTCGCCGGGTGCTCGGCCAGCACGGGCGTGCATCTCTGGGACTTCAGAGCCCTGTTTTAA